The DNA sequence TTATTTAACTGGAAAGTTTTAACTTCAGCTAATAGTATTTGTTGCCTTGTAAAGTCCAAGTCGCAgctaaatgagaaaaaagaaactaaaccTGCCATTCCATGATCTATCAAGTGCAGTGCAAAATTATACGTAATTCGCCGACAGGGACATTACATCTTGTATCGTGTCTATTTATTCTCATCCACAAGCCATGAGTAATGTGCAATGGACACAGATAAACGCAAATTCAGTTCAAACGAAAGCTTGAAAAGTTCAGCACCAAGTTTTTCTCCCATATTCGGTAAGGCATTTTTATGGATTTGGGTATAATCTGGATAGTCAGTGCTATCTACCGTAATTGTACAAGTGTAATCCATTGCTAGTGCACAATAACAATTCCCTTAATGTTCACTTTAATTTACAATTACCATCAGTGTCATATTATCGAAGGGTTTTCTGTAAGTTCACCACTGCATGCTACATGAAAATGACCCAGCAAACCTTTTCCATCTCTCAGGTACTTGCACAGATCTCTGGCACAGCACCCCAGTTAAAAAGGTAACTTAACTATAAGAGTCTAAATCTACACTCTACAGTATGTCTATGGAAAATGCAGATTTTCGGAACAGATATAAGATGGTATTTTTGtatacaatgttttgttttatcaaAGGAAACGATACAGAATTTAATCACTGCTTTTGATGAGATTTGAGTTTCTGTCCCTGTTTGAATAACCttattacagtttttaaaagttatgCTCTCCCAGCTGCCATCCTATCTGTTAGATTCCAATAtactcattttcaaatgtgtagCAAATTATACTTCTGCccacaacaaagaaaatgtgcatAATGTCACCTTAAATAATGATGTTACCTGGGTTTAACACCTTCCATTTGCCCCATTGTTGTACATCAATTCAGAGAATTTTTGGAGGCtgaagattaaattaaatgaaaacagtgcTACAAACCTCAAGTTATGTCTGAAATATTGTGATTGTTGATTATTCGAATTACATCATCACTTCAAATGGCCTTTTGTGGATAAAGACAAAAGACTTGGTTTTGATGCATGAAGCTCAGGCCAGTCTGGTTATTCTGAGGGTAGGACGGGACAAACGTAGTGTGATGTTTGGGCAGAGGTCCGTTCTGAGCGGTGAGCATGCTGAAGGCAGATGCTGTACTGACACGGGACGctggtgtcttttttttttttttaatagaaccATGTCAGAGCCCCTGCAGAGCCCTCCCCTCCGTCGGCCCGGCTCAGCACCGGGCACGGGACGTCCCGCAGCCTCCGCGTCTCCCCCGAGCACAGCGCCATCTACAGGCCACAGCGCCAGGTACGGCCAGGGCCTGTGTTCACcatgtttagtttagtttagtttagtttacaggcatttatccagagtgacttgcattgtatccagttatacagctggatatatactggagcaatgtgggtgaagtacctttctcaagggcacaacggcagtgtcctactggggaatcgaacctgatTACAAGActaactccttagccattatactacactgccgcctacaCCATGTCACATTACAGTCACTTAAGTGTATTCATGAAGTGCCGCAGAGTCCGACTGCTGATCCAGGATAAGTTTACCCCTCAAGCTCAAAACAGATGAGGTTTAGGATGTGCACAGGAGAaaactgatcctgggtcagtatGTATACTGTGAGATGCCAGGGCTAGACTTGAGAAACACTGGCTGAGTCATTACCAAGGATGGGAAGGTGTTTAATTTTACtggtatatttacattttcgGCATTTATCACACACTCTTATACGGAGTGATGTGAACAGCTTTAACGTagttgaaatatatatttgcctGTGATTTTCATGTGTACCACAGGTTTCCCGCCTTTTTcttgtgtggtttgtgtctCTGGTACCTGCaaagctcaccacacaccaccaccggTTTGGATGTAGTTTTTAGATGCTGTTATGTGGGAGGTTGTTTTTGTAACGAGAGGCATTGTagtgtgattatttatttttttgggccTGTCCCTGGTGATTGTCATGAAATCGGGTTCATCGGTGTCTTGCAGAAGGTGACGACGGGAGTAGCGGTAACGCCAGGAGCGGCGGTAAAGGCGGGCGGCTCGGTGACGCCGGTAACAGGGAATGGGTCCATGATGGCGGGAGCGGCGAGCGGGACCGTAGCGGCGAGCGAGGCAATCGCCGCGGTAACGGAGAGCGCCGTGCTGCAGAAACAGAGGCgggagctgcagctgctgatgGCCGAGCTGAAGGACCGGGACCAGGAGCTGAACACCATGGTGACCGCCCACCACAAGCAGCTCCAGGCCTGGGAGCAGGACCGCCAGAGGGTGCTGACCCTGGAGCAGAGGAGCGCGCGGCTGGAGGgtgacagcagggggcgccctttttcttttttcttttttcttttatgcaaTAAGGCACAGTTATCCCAGCCTACTGAAACCAGCCTTTCCTTAGCGAGTCCATTGTGTAGCCTTACGGAGCCACCAGTCAGTCCgcactgacacagtcacaaATCCATTTCACACCATCGGGCTCATCCATGccctggaacagagccttaacaggatgagcctcCCAGCAGGCCTGTCTACCCAGGTGATGGGCGGGTTCCTGCATTTCTCAGGCGATGGGCGGGGTTTCTGCGTTTCCCGGGTGACGGGCTGCTCTCTTCGTTACCCAGGCGAGCTGCAGAAGCGGAAGGAGGTGATCCAGGCCCTGACCAAGCAGCTGCGCATCGCGGAAGCGCGCCAGCAGGACGACCGCGCGGAGCTCAGCGccacacagctgcagctgcagcagctcagccAGCAGCACCTGCAGTCCAGCAGCCAGTGCCAGGAGCTGGAGGTACCCgcagcgccctctggtggacactgcacacagctgcaCTCACAGTCACTGTGTACTCGCATATCAAAACATGCTTTTATCAGGGCTCAGTAGCCCAGGACCTGGAGAGGCTCAGTCATTTCTGAGCTCATGGGTTAAGCTGAAAAgacatggaaaatgaaatgcattatgtgGCATTAATAGATAATTGTGTATTCTATGAATATTTCATCTTTTGACTTAACCAGTCATTCTTTGAAAAAGttttatcattacattatataaatGGTGTCACAATAGTGACGATTTCGCCTTTTGGATTTTCTTCCCTACAAAGTTATTAAAGTTATTCCTACATTCAGTATGCTTACAGGCAGAATGCACTGGACATTCCTTATGTGAAATGACTTGTAAGAGAGACACAAGAAACGTACGtggatattattttttcatctcgAGTAAATAAAGACAGTCTCTTATCTAAGTAACACAGTCTAACTTCTAAGCATTGTATGTATTTTCCTGTGAAATATACTTTATACTTTTCACGGTTAAGTGTTTGGAGATGCTGTAAACGAGCAATGAAACGAGGAGTTGAGCTCACTCACACAGTGGCACAGTGATACAGGTTGAGCAGTAAAGTAGCGGCTTGCGCTGCCCCCTACAGGAGAGAAACCAGAGCCTGAACGCCACCATCCTGGAGCTGTCCTCTCAGGTGGGCCGGCTGCAGGCGCACGAGGAGGAGCTCACCGCCATGCTCAGCCTGAAGGTGAGAGGGCCCCCCCGgccggtcacatgacctgtgacatcacaggcttTCCACctccctctgtgacatcacacccgCAATCAAACACAGGGTTCCTTGTGTGTAATAATCTAATGGCTGCTGGGTGACTAGGAATCGCCTGTAGCGCTCCTGGTGTGAGCTCCAGACAGACAGCGCCCGTGTGTTGACAGGATAAGGACGTGACGAAGGCCACCGACCTGATCGTGGAGCTGTCGGGCCGCTTCCAGACGCTGGAGGAGGCGCTGAAGGAGCAGCGGTCGCGGGAGGCCCGGGCGCTGAAGGAGGCCCAGGAGCTGAACCGCCGCTGCCGGGAGGCCCGGGCGGAGAGCGGCCAGCTCAGAGGTACAGCCGCCGCCGGGGGGCGAGACCGCGCCATggtcactcacatacagcacgGGCCACAAGTATCAGACCACCTGGAGCCTTTAGCCATggtcactcacatacagcacgGGCCACAAGTATCAGACCACCTGGAGCTTTTTGCCATggtcactcacatacagcacgGGCCACAAGTATCAGACCACCTGGAGCTTTTTGCCATggtcactcacatacagcacgGGCCACAAGTATCAGGCCACCTGGAGCCTTTTGCCATggtcactcacatacagcacgGGCCACAAGTATCAGGCCACCTGGAGCCTTTTGCCATggtcactcacatacagcacgGGCCACAAGTATCAGGCCACCTGGAGCCTTTTGCCAtggtcactcacatacagtacgGGCCACAAGTATCCGGCCACCTGGAGCCTTTTGCCATggtcactcacatacagcacgGGCCACAAGTATCAGGCCACCTGGAGCCTTTTGCCATggtcactcacatacagcacgGGCCACAAGTATCAGGCCACCTGGAGCCTTTTGCCATggtcactcacatacagcacgGGCCACAAGTATCAGGCCACCTGGAGCCTTTTGCCAtggtcactcacatacagtacgGGCCACAAGTATCCGGCCACCTGGAGCCTTTTGCCATggtcactcacatacagcacgGGCCACAAGTATCAGGCCACCTGGAGCCTTTTGCCATggtcactcacatacagcacgGGCCACAAGTATCAGACCACCTGGAGCCTTTTGCCATggtcactcacatacagcacgGGCCACAAGTATCAGGCCACCTGGAGCCTTTTGCCATggtcactcacatacagcacgGGCCACAAGTATCAGGCCACCTGGAGCCTTTTGCCATggtcactcacatacagcacgGGCCACAAGTATCAGGCCACCTGGAGCCTTTTGCCATggtcactcacatacagcacgGGCCACAAGTATCAGGCCACCTGGAGCCTTTTGCCATggtcactcacatacagcacgGGCCACAAGTATCAGGCCACCTGGAGCCTTTTGCCATggtcactcacatacagcacgGGCCACAAGTATCAGGCCACCTGGAGCCTTTTGCCATggtcactcacatacagcacgGGCCACAAGTATCAGGCCACCTGGAGCTTTTTGCCATggtcactcacatacagcacgGGCCACAAGTATCAGACCACCTGGAGCCTTTTGCCATggtcactcacatacagcacgGGCCACAAGTATCAGGCCACCTGGAGCCTTTTGCCATggtcactcacatacagcacgGGCCACAAGTATCAGGCCACCTGGAGCCTTTTGCCATggtcactcacatacagcacgGGCCACAAGTATCAGGCCACCTGGAGCCTTTTGCCATggtcactcacatacagcacgGGCCACAAGTATCAGACCACCTGGAGCCTTTTGCCATggtcactcacatacagcacgGGCCACAAGTATCAGGCCACCTGGAGCTTTTTGCCATggtcactcacatacagcacgGGCCACAAGTATCAGACCACCTGGAGCCTTTTGCCATggtcactcacatacagcacgGGCCACAAGTATCAGGCCACCTGGAGCCTTTTGCCATggtcactcacatacagcacgGGCCACAAGTATCAGGCCACCTGGAGCCTTTTGCCATggtcactcacatacagcacgGGCCACAAGTATCAGGCCACCTGGAGCCTTTTGCCATggtcactcacatacagcacgGGCCACAAGTATCAGGCCACCTGGAGCCTTTTGCCATggtcactcacatacagcacgGGCCACAAGTATCAGGCCACCTGGAGCCTTTTGCCATggtcactcacatacagcacgGGCCACAAGTATCAGACCACCTGGAGCTTTTTGCCATggtcactcacatacagcacgGGCCACAAGTATCAGACCACCTGCAGCTTTTTGCCATggtcactcacatacagcacgGGCCACAAGTATCAGGCCACCTGGAGCCTTTTGCCATggtcactcacatacagcacgGGCCACAAGTATCAGGC is a window from the Anguilla rostrata isolate EN2019 chromosome 14, ASM1855537v3, whole genome shotgun sequence genome containing:
- the ccdc62 gene encoding coiled-coil domain-containing protein 62 isoform X1; the protein is MDTDKRKFSSNESLKSSAPSFSPIFGTCTDLWHSTPVKKNHVRAPAEPSPPSARLSTGHGTSRSLRVSPEHSAIYRPQRQKVTTGVAVTPGAAVKAGGSVTPVTGNGSMMAGAASGTVAASEAIAAVTESAVLQKQRRELQLLMAELKDRDQELNTMVTAHHKQLQAWEQDRQRVLTLEQRSARLEGELQKRKEVIQALTKQLRIAEARQQDDRAELSATQLQLQQLSQQHLQSSSQCQELEERNQSLNATILELSSQVGRLQAHEEELTAMLSLKDKDVTKATDLIVELSGRFQTLEEALKEQRSREARALKEAQELNRRCREARAESGQLREELGEKTEDIIRLKQENQRLQRELAASGEDESRKDELLQLARSKQDRTESELQCLRQVCENQQNDLQLLQLNLESAQETLLQRGSRASPGSQGDLTSLLLDCPALSPRSGRSPRLTDGPSPYRASPRIVANGDLGPHPRSPDSQTLDGRLSPTSCLQRLLAKSQEMVASLELGSAHILSADHSARSPSCGSAPGRGGRESAQVGTACVDANAHSHPVLNHWDAGGSHFVGGANKTV
- the ccdc62 gene encoding coiled-coil domain-containing protein 62 isoform X2; amino-acid sequence: MDTDKRKFSSNESLKSSAPSFSPIFGTCTDLWHSTPVKKNHVRAPAEPSPPSARLSTGHGTSRSLRVSPEHSAIYRPQRQKVTTGVAVTPGAAVKAGGSVTPVTGNGSMMAGAASGTVAASEAIAAVTESAVLQKQRRELQLLMAELKDRDQELNTMVTAHHKQLQAWEQDRQRVLTLEQRSARLEGELQKRKEVIQALTKQLRIAEARQQDDRAELSATQLQLQQLSQQHLQSSSQCQELEERNQSLNATILELSSQVGRLQAHEEELTAMLSLKDKDVTKATDLIVELSGRFQTLEEALKEQRSREARALKEAQELNRRCREARAESGQLREELGEKTEDIIRLKQENQRLQRELAASGEDESRKDELLQLARSKQDRTESELQCLRQVCENQQNDLQLLQLNLESAQETLLQRGSRASPGSQGDLTSLLLDCPALSPRSGRSPRLTDGPSPYRASPRIVANGDLGPHPRSPDSTLDGRLSPTSCLQRLLAKSQEMVASLELGSAHILSADHSARSPSCGSAPGRGGRESAQVGTACVDANAHSHPVLNHWDAGGSHFVGGANKTV